From Ruminococcaceae bacterium KH2T8, the proteins below share one genomic window:
- a CDS encoding beta-glucosidase, which produces MSELKLDWKIYEATAVRAAEEGAVLIRNEEKALPLTKGTKVAVFGRMQSNYYKSGTGSGGMVNVSHVTDIFEGLTADPDIVIDEEIRNTYVEWEKENPVDPGVGWGQEKWSQEEMPLDPFAVKRAAERNDAAIMIIARTAGEDRDNTPEKGSFYLSDGEEEMIKTVCSEFKRTIVLLNVGNIIDMSFIAKYSPAAVMYVWQAGMIGGTAAANLVTGKAVPSGSLTDTVAFALSDHPSNDNFGNKDVHKDIYCEDIYVGYRYFSTFAPEKVMYPFGFGLSYTTFRISPVSFEHVGMDVKAVCEVTNTGDTAGKKTVMLFASAPKGAVSKSSIVLIDFKKTKMLEPGESVRVELSAGATRYASFDDDGRAGKGTCWILEKGEYSFSIGANIRDIEKVGSFALEDDTVVEALKSAMAPVESFDRLNQSGAYEPVPVRKNDNLAERMEHVPAYIEQTGDKGIKLSDVKHGRNTMDEFIAQLTDEDLCLIIRGEGMSSPRVTAGTASAFAGVSKELMGYGIPAVCCDDGPSGMRLDSGKKAFALPNGTCLASSFNEDLNTELFELFALEMRSNNVDNILGPGMNIHRHPLNGRNFEYFSEDPLVTGRIACAQLRGLHKHGVTATIKHFCCNNRETRRRFMDSVVSEKALREIYLKGFEIAVKEVNAQSIMSVYNKVNGRYGSSLYDLHTVILRQQWGFTGIVMTDWWAFIDYVPGEGFGIGITDHSLMARAQCDLFMVCSGTERKNIDEADTFANIKNGNEELITRAELQRNARNILNFAMNTPAMETLEGTAPKIEIIDCPFEDDAADLSADVYYKAEEDPEIAVDVDTAAGEDLVFGIDCDKPGLYEVTLEGSSQLEPLAQLPMTIYITGIPFSVVPWNGTNGETVTKTAQIGFLSKFAVVRFHFGKRGLALKRIKLRYLRDISTEEA; this is translated from the coding sequence ATGTCTGAACTTAAACTCGACTGGAAGATATACGAAGCTACAGCCGTCAGGGCAGCCGAAGAAGGCGCTGTCCTCATCCGTAACGAGGAGAAGGCTCTCCCCCTCACAAAGGGTACGAAGGTCGCCGTCTTCGGAAGGATGCAGTCCAATTACTATAAGAGCGGTACGGGCTCGGGCGGTATGGTAAACGTATCTCACGTTACCGATATCTTTGAAGGTCTTACAGCTGATCCCGATATCGTCATCGACGAAGAGATCAGGAATACATATGTAGAGTGGGAGAAGGAAAATCCAGTAGATCCCGGTGTGGGCTGGGGACAGGAGAAGTGGTCTCAGGAAGAGATGCCGCTCGATCCCTTTGCCGTAAAGCGCGCAGCCGAGCGTAATGACGCGGCGATCATGATCATCGCGAGAACGGCAGGCGAGGACAGGGATAACACACCCGAGAAGGGCTCATTCTATTTAAGCGACGGCGAAGAGGAGATGATAAAGACCGTCTGCTCCGAGTTCAAGAGGACGATCGTGCTCCTTAATGTCGGAAACATCATCGACATGAGCTTTATCGCGAAGTATTCTCCCGCGGCAGTCATGTATGTATGGCAGGCCGGCATGATCGGAGGTACGGCTGCTGCAAACCTTGTAACGGGTAAGGCTGTTCCTTCGGGATCTCTTACCGATACTGTCGCTTTCGCGCTGAGCGATCATCCTTCGAACGACAACTTCGGAAACAAGGATGTTCATAAGGACATCTACTGCGAGGATATTTATGTAGGTTACAGATACTTCTCGACATTTGCGCCCGAGAAGGTGATGTATCCTTTCGGATTCGGCCTTTCGTATACGACGTTTAGGATCAGCCCGGTCTCTTTCGAGCACGTGGGAATGGACGTTAAGGCTGTCTGCGAAGTAACAAATACGGGCGATACGGCAGGAAAGAAGACGGTCATGCTCTTTGCTTCGGCTCCCAAGGGCGCGGTGTCCAAGAGCTCGATCGTACTTATAGACTTTAAGAAGACTAAGATGCTCGAGCCCGGCGAAAGCGTTCGCGTAGAGCTTTCCGCAGGTGCTACCCGCTATGCGTCATTTGACGACGACGGCAGGGCAGGAAAGGGCACATGCTGGATCCTTGAAAAGGGTGAGTACTCATTCTCCATCGGTGCGAACATTAGAGATATCGAGAAGGTCGGTTCTTTCGCACTCGAAGACGATACGGTCGTTGAGGCATTAAAGTCCGCAATGGCTCCCGTCGAGAGCTTTGACAGGCTTAATCAGAGCGGCGCATATGAGCCCGTTCCCGTTCGAAAGAACGATAATCTCGCCGAGAGGATGGAGCACGTCCCCGCTTATATCGAGCAGACTGGCGATAAGGGCATCAAGCTTTCTGACGTTAAGCACGGCAGGAATACGATGGATGAGTTCATCGCTCAGCTCACGGACGAGGATCTTTGCCTCATCATAAGAGGTGAGGGAATGAGCAGCCCGAGAGTTACTGCAGGTACGGCGTCCGCTTTCGCTGGCGTATCCAAGGAACTCATGGGTTACGGCATCCCCGCAGTCTGCTGCGACGACGGTCCTTCGGGAATGCGACTCGACAGCGGAAAGAAGGCTTTCGCGCTTCCGAACGGCACTTGCCTCGCTTCATCCTTTAACGAGGATCTCAATACCGAGCTCTTTGAGCTCTTCGCTCTCGAGATGAGGAGCAACAACGTAGATAATATCCTCGGCCCCGGCATGAATATCCACAGACACCCCTTAAACGGCAGAAACTTCGAGTATTTCTCCGAGGATCCGCTCGTTACGGGAAGGATCGCCTGTGCGCAGCTTCGAGGACTTCATAAGCACGGAGTCACGGCCACGATCAAGCACTTCTGCTGCAATAACAGAGAGACCAGAAGAAGGTTCATGGATTCCGTCGTATCAGAGAAGGCTCTCCGTGAGATCTATCTCAAGGGCTTCGAGATCGCGGTCAAGGAAGTAAATGCTCAGAGCATCATGTCCGTCTACAATAAGGTAAACGGCAGATACGGCTCGTCGCTCTACGATCTTCACACGGTAATCCTGAGACAGCAGTGGGGCTTTACGGGTATCGTAATGACCGACTGGTGGGCATTTATCGACTATGTTCCGGGCGAGGGATTCGGCATCGGCATCACTGATCATTCCCTGATGGCGAGAGCTCAGTGCGACCTCTTCATGGTATGTTCCGGTACCGAGCGAAAGAATATCGACGAGGCGGACACTTTCGCCAACATAAAGAATGGCAACGAGGAGCTGATCACAAGGGCGGAGCTGCAGCGTAATGCAAGAAACATCCTGAACTTCGCAATGAATACTCCCGCAATGGAGACTCTGGAAGGCACGGCTCCGAAGATCGAGATCATCGACTGTCCTTTCGAGGACGATGCGGCCGACCTCAGCGCCGACGTTTACTATAAGGCGGAAGAAGATCCCGAGATCGCAGTCGACGTTGATACTGCGGCAGGTGAAGACCTCGTATTCGGTATTGACTGCGATAAGCCCGGATTATATGAAGTCACCCTCGAAGGAAGCTCACAGCTCGAGCCTCTGGCACAGCTTCCCATGACGATCTACATCACGGGTATCCCGTTCAGCGTAGTACCCTGGAACGGTACGAACGGCGAGACGGTAACCAAGACTGCCCAGATCGGATTCCTTTCGAAGTTCGCGGTCGTAAGGTTCCATTTCGGCAAGAGAGGTCTGGCATTGAAGAGGATAAAACTCAGATATCTCAGGGATATCTCAACTGAAGAAGCCTGA
- a CDS encoding ATP-dependent RNA helicase DeaD, with the protein MSENETNDILDDEISFKDMDLSPELLGALKKMGVKRPTTVQQKAIPLLMDNMSLIAKAPTGTGKTFAFSIPILEYLNMNADFVQALILCPTRELALQITSEIKGLARLIKGFNACAIIGGQSMNIQKEKLAKKPQVVVATPGRLLDLAARNMIDISNIYTLVLDEADEMLKMGFIKDIKRIMAITPSDKQIALFSATMPREILDITWQFMEGAAEIDVMPKAEDHPDIDEYVVYIPEKDKLDAIVRILDEQKLRKAIVFCNTRTQTEKVADRLEARGISCKLLHGSIGQGTRNRVMDAYRKDKFDVLVATDVVARGIDVDDIEAVFNYDIPTENEFYLHRIGRTARAGKSGKAFSLVAFKERDRMEQIVRYTACDPEEYTLNQ; encoded by the coding sequence ATGAGCGAGAACGAAACAAACGATATATTAGATGATGAGATAAGCTTTAAGGACATGGACCTTTCGCCCGAACTTCTCGGTGCGCTCAAGAAGATGGGGGTCAAGAGGCCCACGACGGTACAGCAGAAGGCCATCCCGCTTCTTATGGACAACATGAGCCTTATCGCAAAGGCACCTACGGGCACGGGAAAGACTTTCGCTTTCTCGATCCCGATCCTTGAATATCTCAATATGAATGCCGACTTTGTTCAGGCCCTCATCCTTTGCCCTACAAGAGAGCTCGCGCTCCAGATCACATCGGAGATCAAGGGCCTCGCGCGTCTCATCAAGGGCTTTAACGCTTGTGCCATCATCGGCGGTCAGAGCATGAATATCCAGAAGGAAAAGCTCGCAAAGAAGCCCCAGGTAGTAGTAGCAACTCCCGGAAGACTTCTGGACCTTGCCGCAAGGAACATGATCGACATCAGCAACATCTATACTCTCGTACTCGACGAGGCTGACGAGATGCTCAAGATGGGATTTATCAAGGATATCAAGCGCATCATGGCCATCACGCCTTCCGATAAGCAGATCGCACTCTTCTCGGCTACGATGCCCAGAGAGATCCTCGACATCACATGGCAGTTCATGGAGGGCGCGGCCGAGATCGACGTAATGCCCAAGGCCGAGGACCATCCCGACATCGACGAATATGTCGTATATATCCCCGAGAAGGACAAGCTCGACGCGATCGTAAGGATCCTCGACGAGCAGAAGCTTCGAAAAGCTATCGTCTTCTGTAACACCAGGACTCAGACTGAGAAGGTGGCAGACAGGCTCGAAGCGCGCGGCATCTCCTGTAAGCTCCTTCACGGAAGCATCGGTCAGGGCACGAGAAACCGCGTCATGGATGCATACCGTAAGGATAAGTTCGACGTACTCGTTGCAACAGACGTAGTAGCAAGAGGTATCGACGTCGACGATATCGAGGCGGTATTTAATTACGATATCCCCACCGAGAACGAATTCTACCTTCACAGGATCGGCAGAACGGCCCGCGCAGGCAAGTCCGGAAAGGCCTTCTCGCTCGTTGCCTTTAAGGAGAGAGACAGGATGGAGCAGATCGTAAGATACACTGCGTGCGATCCCGAAGAATACACCTTAAATCAATAA
- a CDS encoding Biotin carboxyl carrier protein, which produces MIYNVTINNKVYEVEVEKGKANLVRTTDVVAAPAPAAAAPVAAPAAAAPAPAAAPAVAVQAGSTPVSSPMPGTILDIKVTVGQQVKEGDLVAILEAMKMENEIFASKTGSVAQIIASKGSTVDTGDAIITIS; this is translated from the coding sequence ATGATCTATAACGTAACAATAAATAATAAAGTATATGAAGTCGAGGTAGAGAAGGGTAAGGCCAATCTCGTCAGGACTACTGACGTAGTTGCAGCTCCCGCTCCTGCCGCAGCAGCACCCGTTGCAGCTCCTGCAGCCGCTGCACCCGCACCTGCTGCCGCTCCCGCAGTTGCAGTACAGGCAGGCTCTACTCCCGTTTCTTCCCCCATGCCCGGAACGATCCTTGATATCAAGGTTACAGTCGGCCAGCAGGTCAAGGAAGGCGATCTTGTCGCTATCCTCGAGGCCATGAAGATGGAAAATGAGATCTTCGCGAGCAAGACAGGTTCCGTAGCTCAGATCATCGCTTCGAAAGGCTCCACAGTCGATACGGGCGATGCCATCATCACAATCTCTTAA
- a CDS encoding glutaconyl-CoA decarboxylase beta subunit — MLDVLMDLWNGSGFANMTWQQGAMIIVSFVLLYFAIHKKFEPLLLLPIAFGMLLTNLPWPGGGVFHPEWFEGEINWAAIGGNYHDAAGNHIEPGLFDFLYLGVKLDIFPCLIFMAVGAMTDFGPLISRPSSFFMGAGAQFGISFAFVVACLLGFNGVEAASIGIIGGADGPTAIYLTSKLAPHLLGPIAVAAYSYMALIPLIQPRVMKVMTTEKMRKVKMEQARPVSKVEKICFPIIVTVVCVLILPTVAPLLGCLMLGNLFRECGVTERLSDTAQNAMCNIVTIFLGTSVGATAIGTTFLSIKTLGIIALGLAAFTFATVGGLLIGLVMYALSKGKINPLIGAAGVSAVPMAARVANTEGQKANPSNYLLMHAMGPNVAGVIGSAVAAGVLLSIFG, encoded by the coding sequence ATGTTAGATGTTTTAATGGACCTCTGGAACGGTTCAGGATTTGCCAATATGACTTGGCAGCAGGGCGCCATGATCATCGTATCATTCGTTCTCCTGTACTTCGCCATTCATAAGAAGTTCGAGCCGCTCCTCCTTCTTCCGATCGCTTTCGGAATGCTGCTTACTAATCTCCCCTGGCCCGGCGGCGGAGTATTCCATCCCGAATGGTTCGAAGGTGAGATCAACTGGGCAGCTATCGGCGGTAATTATCACGATGCCGCAGGCAACCATATCGAACCCGGTCTCTTTGACTTCCTGTATCTGGGAGTAAAGCTCGACATCTTCCCCTGCCTTATCTTCATGGCAGTAGGTGCGATGACAGACTTCGGTCCCCTTATCTCAAGACCTTCGAGCTTCTTCATGGGCGCAGGTGCTCAGTTCGGTATCTCTTTCGCATTCGTAGTAGCTTGCCTTCTCGGCTTCAACGGCGTCGAGGCAGCTTCCATCGGTATCATCGGCGGTGCCGACGGCCCGACGGCTATCTACCTTACATCAAAGCTCGCGCCTCATCTCTTAGGACCCATCGCCGTAGCTGCATATTCCTACATGGCTCTTATCCCGCTGATACAGCCGAGGGTCATGAAGGTAATGACCACCGAGAAGATGCGTAAGGTAAAGATGGAGCAGGCTCGTCCCGTATCCAAGGTCGAGAAGATCTGCTTTCCCATCATCGTTACTGTTGTATGCGTATTGATCCTTCCTACAGTTGCACCTCTCCTCGGCTGCCTCATGCTCGGTAACCTCTTCAGAGAGTGCGGCGTTACGGAAAGACTTTCCGACACGGCTCAGAATGCTATGTGTAATATCGTAACCATCTTCCTCGGTACATCCGTAGGCGCAACGGCTATCGGTACTACATTCTTAAGCATCAAGACACTCGGCATCATCGCTCTCGGTCTTGCGGCATTCACATTCGCTACCGTAGGCGGACTTCTCATCGGACTTGTCATGTATGCACTCTCAAAGGGCAAGATCAATCCCCTTATCGGTGCTGCAGGCGTATCCGCAGTTCCTATGGCAGCTCGTGTTGCTAACACAGAAGGTCAGAAGGCTAACCCTTCCAACTACCTTCTCATGCACGCTATGGGCCCCAACGTCGCAGGCGTCATCGGTTCCGCAGTAGCGGCAGGCGTTCTCCTTTCCATCTTCGGTTAA
- a CDS encoding hemolysin III — protein sequence MAKNNKHWKRMMASDRDLKAAKEGRDPLEEGLEGLTWLESRKRIVKNQWKKTRETFGEEVGNAISSGTLAFYILFMIPFASIHAFKKAPEGMGDLDSIAVSAFMLTAFIALLFTTIYHCMKHGTPQKRIFLKLDHIAVYYAILGVFFPVCLSLIGGGLGLGILIAEAVLAITGTFFMIFAFPEKKSLSKVAVAIYCIMGIIGLFILKPLYLAATPASFWLIIAGAATYVVGLFFYSGKKFKFSHMVWHIMVVFATVCHVLAFVYFLR from the coding sequence ATGGCAAAGAACAATAAGCATTGGAAGCGAATGATGGCGAGCGACAGGGACCTTAAGGCCGCCAAGGAGGGAAGAGATCCCCTCGAGGAAGGACTTGAAGGACTTACCTGGCTCGAGAGCCGCAAGAGGATAGTCAAGAATCAGTGGAAGAAGACACGCGAGACTTTCGGTGAGGAAGTCGGTAATGCGATCTCATCCGGTACGCTTGCTTTCTATATCCTTTTCATGATCCCGTTCGCATCCATCCATGCGTTCAAGAAGGCACCTGAAGGTATGGGCGATCTCGACAGCATCGCGGTATCGGCATTCATGCTCACTGCTTTCATCGCATTGCTCTTTACTACCATATATCATTGCATGAAGCACGGCACACCTCAAAAGAGGATCTTCTTGAAGCTCGATCACATCGCTGTATACTATGCGATCCTCGGCGTATTCTTCCCGGTCTGCCTGTCGCTCATAGGAGGAGGCTTGGGACTCGGCATCCTTATCGCCGAGGCAGTACTTGCTATCACAGGTACGTTCTTCATGATCTTCGCATTCCCCGAGAAGAAGTCTCTGAGCAAGGTCGCAGTTGCCATCTACTGCATCATGGGCATCATCGGATTGTTTATCTTAAAGCCCCTGTACCTCGCTGCTACGCCGGCTTCCTTCTGGCTCATCATCGCCGGAGCCGCAACATATGTAGTAGGCCTGTTCTTCTACTCCGGTAAGAAGTTCAAGTTCTCCCACATGGTCTGGCACATCATGGTCGTATTCGCGACCGTATGCCACGTATTGGCTTTCGTTTACTTCCTGAGATAA
- a CDS encoding oxaloacetate decarboxylase, alpha subunit, giving the protein MKVKFTETAVRDAQQSLIATRMPFSDFESILETMDNAGYHSIECWGGATFDSCLRFLDEDPWERLRKIKAICKKTPLQMLLRGQNILGYKHYPDDVVRLFVRKSAENGMDIFRIFDALNDFRNIEVAVDETIKSGKHAQGCICYTTSPVHTVEKYVEMGKELEAMGVHSICIKDMAGICGPQEAYDLIKALKESVKVPIFIHTHHTTGLGPITYIKAVEAGVDGIDTAISPMSGGTSQPCTESMKYALEQLGYETDLDSAALKKIADHFAPIKDRFIKEGLLNPKSMGIRTDILDYQLPGGMYSNMLKQMTDMKAADKFEEALAEIPNVRKDLGYPPLVTPMSQLVGTQAVNNVLFGKYKQITKDTKAFLRGEYGRAPGEVNQELVAKCWKPEEIVTCRFADTLEPAFEKTKAELGKKARCDEDVLSYISFPQVAEKFFEAREEKESNTVNYTIEKKED; this is encoded by the coding sequence ATGAAAGTTAAATTCACCGAGACGGCTGTACGTGATGCGCAGCAATCACTCATCGCGACACGAATGCCGTTCTCAGATTTCGAAAGCATTCTCGAGACGATGGACAACGCAGGTTACCACTCTATCGAATGCTGGGGAGGCGCAACATTTGATTCCTGCCTCCGTTTCCTGGACGAAGATCCCTGGGAGAGACTTCGCAAGATCAAGGCTATCTGCAAGAAGACTCCTCTCCAGATGCTCTTAAGAGGTCAGAATATCCTCGGCTATAAGCATTATCCCGACGATGTAGTAAGGCTCTTCGTCAGAAAGTCTGCAGAAAACGGCATGGATATCTTCAGGATATTCGATGCACTGAACGATTTCAGGAATATCGAAGTTGCCGTAGACGAGACCATCAAGTCAGGCAAGCATGCTCAGGGCTGCATCTGCTACACGACGAGCCCTGTTCACACAGTTGAAAAGTACGTAGAGATGGGTAAGGAGCTCGAAGCAATGGGCGTTCACTCCATCTGTATCAAGGATATGGCAGGTATCTGCGGACCTCAGGAGGCTTACGATCTTATCAAGGCTCTCAAGGAATCCGTTAAGGTACCTATCTTTATTCATACACACCACACGACAGGCCTCGGCCCCATCACTTATATCAAGGCGGTAGAGGCAGGAGTAGACGGTATCGATACCGCTATCTCCCCTATGTCCGGCGGTACATCACAGCCCTGCACCGAGTCCATGAAGTATGCGCTCGAGCAGCTCGGCTACGAGACGGATCTTGATTCCGCGGCACTCAAGAAGATCGCGGATCATTTCGCTCCCATCAAAGACAGATTCATCAAGGAAGGACTTCTTAATCCCAAGTCCATGGGTATCCGTACGGATATCCTCGATTATCAGCTTCCGGGCGGTATGTATTCCAACATGCTCAAGCAGATGACGGACATGAAGGCCGCTGATAAGTTCGAGGAAGCTCTCGCAGAGATCCCCAACGTTCGTAAGGATCTCGGATATCCTCCCCTTGTTACTCCCATGTCCCAGCTCGTTGGTACTCAGGCAGTAAACAACGTACTGTTCGGAAAGTACAAGCAGATCACAAAGGATACAAAGGCATTCCTTCGCGGTGAGTACGGCCGTGCTCCCGGAGAGGTCAACCAGGAACTCGTAGCTAAGTGCTGGAAGCCCGAGGAGATCGTTACATGCAGATTCGCAGATACTCTCGAGCCCGCTTTCGAGAAGACAAAGGCTGAGCTCGGTAAGAAGGCAAGATGCGATGAGGATGTCCTTTCGTATATCTCTTTCCCTCAGGTCGCAGAGAAGTTCTTTGAGGCTCGCGAAGAGAAGGAATCCAATACTGTTAACTACACGATAGAGAAGAAGGAGGATTGA
- a CDS encoding Oxaloacetate decarboxylase, gamma chain, which produces MNIVLSNDVLSLSEAFLDAFTVILVVFGVLFIMFVLISLSGKVFSSMAPDKKAALTAKAPAAAPAVAAAAEPVKEEEFSSGTLKLKGCDEKTAAMIMAIVSDNTGIPLSELVFKSITLVEEK; this is translated from the coding sequence ATGAACATTGTTCTCAGTAACGATGTGCTCTCCCTGTCCGAAGCATTTCTGGATGCGTTCACCGTCATCCTCGTAGTCTTCGGTGTTCTCTTTATTATGTTCGTACTGATTTCCCTGTCGGGAAAGGTGTTCTCGAGCATGGCTCCCGATAAGAAGGCAGCTCTCACTGCCAAGGCTCCCGCCGCTGCTCCTGCCGTGGCTGCTGCCGCTGAGCCCGTAAAGGAAGAGGAATTCTCTTCAGGTACATTAAAGCTCAAGGGATGCGACGAGAAGACGGCTGCCATGATAATGGCCATCGTAAGCGACAACACGGGAATCCCGTTGTCCGAGCTCGTATTCAAGTCTATTACGCTCGTTGAAGAGAAATAA
- a CDS encoding Sulfatase — translation MKKDYKLLGPVSLTDRKSRYIAAALLLVVLLAILITNFGAFKDTRIATCVGTRTERTGIMTAEPLVQRFVPRGKVIEYIEIHFADCITDEGEIVFTIENNKGEELYREVIPMSELSGDVYYRFELDDFQVKKGGTYYFKVLAQGMPNWDAPKLWLSNNVKDEVKDVVFRTQPYDKRLQTNTEIGYAQFHYTAFAVSLGCILLSVGTVLLKLNISAEKRRKICYLIMLLMPLIMYMIVESLNNGSVFKKTPIVWIINYILYFAIYCMFFAITNRLRFTVLFSNTLIFLIALTNFYKLEFRGEPFTLSDFAQLRTAVNVSSEYDFSLRYMIICMGCIFLLVTAVVSRFRYSIRKVRYRLMLGGVTVVVGTLLVAALFNTDRYSASKDSLMKRLGIVNNIWNQPKNFTDNGVLVAITMNAKYLTVETPAVYNIENLDHVVEDVHDNYGVNLLTGEPLTQMQRTDVLVPGERMPNIICIMDESYCDFSQFDNIEMTKEYSPFMDSLCDNPNVIRGDLYVSTYGGGTANSEFEFLTGNTMVGMPAGSIPYQQYLSGETGCVPRTLHNLGYRTVAIHPYLGSGWNRPLVYESMAFDEFLDIESFPDAEYIRSYVSDACSFDKVIDVYEDNRDNGDGSPIFIFNVTMQNHGSYSKSYTNFEPDVFLASDPGAYPEAEQYFSVARNTDDAIRDLVTYFSNCDEPTVICFFGDHLPSFHDGFYEMELGVNDTADLTPEQMQKLYMTDYFVWANYPVSMPDIERVSLNYLSTIVMQVAGIPLTEYQLFLTNMYGEYPVLTTAGIRDMNGNYLGGTEILEGVDIWNYYTVLEYNNVFGDDERYAPVFDWPLGTAELLDPETVSGNSTEEVDALPPETSTEHTIQTEESEVG, via the coding sequence ATGAAGAAAGATTATAAATTGTTGGGTCCGGTCTCACTGACCGACCGTAAGAGCAGGTATATCGCTGCGGCACTTCTCCTTGTTGTGTTGCTCGCTATCCTTATAACTAATTTCGGCGCTTTCAAGGATACGAGGATCGCTACGTGCGTAGGTACGAGGACCGAGAGAACGGGCATAATGACGGCCGAGCCTCTCGTTCAGAGATTCGTTCCGAGGGGAAAGGTCATCGAGTATATCGAGATCCATTTCGCCGACTGTATCACCGATGAAGGCGAGATCGTATTTACTATCGAGAACAATAAGGGCGAGGAACTCTACCGTGAGGTCATCCCCATGTCCGAATTGAGCGGCGATGTCTATTACCGCTTCGAACTTGATGATTTTCAGGTAAAAAAGGGCGGCACATATTACTTCAAGGTGCTCGCTCAGGGAATGCCCAACTGGGATGCTCCCAAGCTCTGGCTTTCGAACAACGTAAAGGACGAGGTCAAGGATGTTGTCTTCAGGACACAGCCTTATGACAAGCGTCTTCAGACAAATACCGAGATCGGCTATGCGCAGTTCCACTATACGGCTTTCGCCGTTTCCCTGGGATGCATCCTGCTTTCGGTCGGTACGGTCCTTCTTAAGCTCAACATAAGTGCCGAGAAGAGAAGGAAGATCTGTTACCTCATCATGTTACTGATGCCTCTTATCATGTACATGATCGTAGAGAGCCTCAATAACGGATCGGTATTCAAGAAGACCCCGATCGTATGGATCATCAACTACATCCTCTACTTTGCGATCTACTGCATGTTCTTCGCGATCACCAACAGACTCAGGTTCACGGTCCTTTTCTCCAATACCCTGATCTTCCTGATCGCGCTTACGAACTTCTATAAGCTCGAGTTCAGAGGCGAGCCTTTTACCTTAAGTGACTTCGCGCAGCTTCGTACTGCCGTGAACGTATCTTCCGAGTACGATTTCTCGCTTCGCTACATGATCATCTGTATGGGATGTATCTTCCTTCTCGTTACCGCAGTCGTATCGAGATTCAGATACAGCATTCGTAAGGTGAGATACCGCCTGATGCTCGGCGGAGTTACCGTAGTAGTAGGTACGCTCCTCGTAGCGGCACTCTTTAATACCGACAGATATTCCGCATCCAAGGACTCTCTCATGAAGAGGCTCGGTATCGTAAATAATATCTGGAACCAGCCTAAGAACTTCACGGACAACGGCGTGCTCGTGGCTATCACCATGAATGCCAAGTATCTTACGGTCGAGACGCCTGCCGTCTATAACATCGAGAACCTCGATCACGTAGTCGAGGACGTTCACGATAATTACGGCGTGAACCTTCTTACGGGCGAGCCTCTTACACAGATGCAGAGGACGGACGTACTCGTTCCCGGTGAAAGGATGCCCAATATCATCTGCATCATGGACGAGTCATACTGCGACTTTTCACAGTTCGACAATATCGAGATGACGAAGGAATATTCTCCTTTCATGGATTCTCTTTGCGATAATCCCAACGTCATAAGAGGAGACCTCTACGTATCCACATACGGCGGCGGTACGGCTAACTCAGAGTTCGAGTTCCTTACGGGTAACACGATGGTCGGTATGCCTGCCGGAAGTATCCCTTATCAGCAGTACTTGAGCGGTGAGACGGGCTGCGTTCCGAGGACGCTTCATAACCTCGGTTATCGTACGGTAGCTATCCACCCTTATCTCGGAAGCGGATGGAACAGACCCCTCGTATACGAGAGCATGGCTTTCGACGAGTTCCTCGATATCGAGTCTTTCCCTGATGCCGAGTACATCAGATCTTATGTAAGCGACGCATGCTCTTTCGACAAGGTCATCGATGTATATGAGGACAACAGGGATAACGGTGACGGATCACCTATCTTCATCTTCAACGTAACGATGCAGAACCACGGTTCTTATTCCAAGAGCTATACGAACTTTGAGCCCGATGTTTTCCTGGCATCCGATCCCGGAGCTTATCCCGAGGCTGAGCAGTATTTCTCCGTAGCAAGAAATACCGACGATGCGATAAGGGATCTCGTTACTTATTTCTCTAACTGCGACGAGCCTACGGTCATCTGCTTCTTCGGCGACCATCTCCCGAGCTTCCACGACGGATTCTACGAGATGGAGCTCGGCGTAAACGACACGGCTGATCTTACTCCCGAGCAGATGCAGAAGCTCTACATGACAGACTACTTTGTCTGGGCAAACTATCCCGTGAGCATGCCTGACATCGAGCGCGTATCCCTTAACTACCTGTCCACGATCGTGATGCAGGTCGCAGGCATCCCTCTTACGGAATACCAGCTGTTCCTTACTAACATGTACGGAGAATATCCCGTACTCACAACGGCTGGTATCAGGGATATGAACGGCAATTACCTCGGAGGAACTGAGATCCTCGAAGGTGTTGATATTTGGAACTACTACACGGTACTTGAATACAATAACGTATTCGGCGACGACGAAAGATATGCTCCCGTATTCGACTGGCCGCTCGGAACCGCGGAGCTCCTCGATCCCGAGACGGTAAGTGGCAACTCCACCGAAGAGGTTGACGCGCTTCCTCCCGAGACATCGACGGAGCACACGATCCAGACAGAGGAATCGGAAGTCGGATGA